Part of the Halobaculum halobium genome, TCCGTGCCACGTTGCGGCCGTTGAACACCGTCTCCGGCACCGCTTCCCCGACCAGCGAGACCCCTCCCCAGACGATCACCACGAACAGGCCGAACGTGACGCCGGCGGTCGTGACGACCACCGCCTGCGCGGACTCGACGGCCAGCGAGTGGCCGTCGAGCCGCTCTTTGAGCGCGGGACCAGTCCAGCGAACCGCCGAGACGATCGCCGCGAGAAGCCCGGCGGCGACGACCGTCGCCGCGATCCGCGCGCCTGGCGTCGACGTGACCGACTGGACCCACGAGATCACGTCAGCGACGACCGTCATCGTCGTCTCGAGAGCGGGTGTGGCGACCATCGCCGCCGCCGCGGCGAGCACTGATCCCGTCCCCGTCACTGTCCCGGTCCGATAGCGCTCGTCTCGCGGGCCAACTCAGTCAACGACGCGAACGCCGCCGGCGGCAGGTCGCCGGGTCGCTTCGAGAGCGTGTCCTCGTCGGCCGCGTCGACGACCGCGTCGGCCTCCTGCAGCCCCGAGATGTGCGCCGTGTTCCGGATCGCGTTGCGGACCGTCTTGCGCCGCTGCGTGAACAGCGCCTTGACGAACCGGAGGAAGAACGCCTCGTCGCCGACCTCGTAAGACGGGTCGCGTGGCACACAGCGGACGACTGCGCTGTCGACGCGCGGCTGCGGGTCGAACGCCTCCGGGGGGACGCGCTCGACGATCTCGACGTCCGCGTAGTGCTGTGCGGACACGGAGAGCCGGCCGTACTCGGAGGTCCCCGACTCGGCGACCATTCGGTCGGCGAACTCCGCCTGAAACATCAACACCAGCGGTCGCCCGAGCGGGAGTAGCCGGAAGGCGACCTCCGAGGAGACGCCGTACGGGAGGTTCGAGACGGACGCGGTGAACCGCGGAAGGTCGACCTCGAGGGCGTCGCCTTCGATCACCTCGAGTGCGCCGTCGGCGACGGCGTCAGCGAACTCCTCGCGGAGAAAGGCCGCGAGTTCGCGGTCGCGTTCGACGACGGCGACGCGGTCGCCGGCGGCGAGCAGGCGGTCGGTGAGCGCGCCGGTCCCGCCGCCGATCTCGAGGAGGCGCGAGCGGTCGGTCCCCTCTGGGAGGTAGTCTGGGAGCCGGTCGAGCACGCGGTCGTCGACGAGGAAATGCTGGTCGCGGTCGGGGTCGCCGCGGACCCCCGCGCGCCGCCGGAGGTCGTCCGGATCGCGGAACTCCGGGGTAGCGTCGGTCATTACTCCCAGTTGACCGTCGGCGGCGGTAAATCCGTCCATTCGGTCCGAACGACCGATCGCGCCCGGCGAAGGTGGCTGTGGGTCGGACTACTTGTTCGCCGTCGGGGCGTCGACGCCGACGAAGATTCGGTACTTCAGGTCGTCGTCGCGGAGTTCCTCCATCACGCGTTCGACGAGCTTCTCCTTCGGACTGTGGAGCCCGGACACACGCTCGTCGAGGTCGTCGAACGACTCGAAGGGGCCCCGCTTGCGCGCGTCGAGGATGTTGTTCCGCAGTTTCTTGCCGATCCCGGGGAGGAGGTTGAGCTGGTGGAGCCGCAGCGAGATCGGCTCTGCGTCGTTGTAGAAGTCGACGAACCGACGCTCGTTCGTCTCGATGACCTCCTCGACCACGTACGTCAGTTCCTGGCGGGCGCCGCGGTTGAGGTCGTCGTAGTCGACCCGGCGTGCGCGCTTGATCCCTGGCGCGGTCTCGGGTTCGATCTGAACGAGGTCGTCGATGCCGAACTCGGCGTCGTCGGTCAGTTCGAACTCGAACAGCCGGAAGTCCCGCTCGCCGAGTCCGTACGCGACCGCGGGCCGACGGTGCTGGGGGCGGTCGTCGTCGGCGCGGCCGTGCGGGAGGTACTCGAGGACGTACGCGTGGACGGCGCCGTCGTCTGTGGCCTCGGCGGCGTCTCCGGACGCGTCGGGCGGATCGCTTGCCGGCGCAGAATCGCGTTCGTCGTTCATGCGATGCGATAGGTTGGCGGAGGTGATAAAAGGTCGTCGCCGTCGCCGCGTTCCAGCGACCGCGCGGGCGACGACGCGTCGCCGAGTCGGAGACCGCGTTACGCGTACTTCGCGACGACGTCGAGGATCGCGTCGAGTTCGTCCCCGTCGAGCGCGTAGCGCTCCTGGGCGTACACGGCGCGGACCTCCGTTCGGTCGCGCGGGAGGAGGTCGGCGATCTTGTAGGCTTGCGGCTCGTCGACCTTCTCCAACTCGAGCAGCTCTTCGACGAGTTCCAGTGACTCGTCGGGGTCGAGGAAGGCGAACCGGTTGACGTGGTCAACAGCGCGCGCGAGTTCGTAGCGCATCTCGCGGTCCTCGTCGGTCGCGCGATCGGCCTCGATGGCGCTGAGCAGTTCCTTCGCCTGTGAGACGGTCAGGAACTCCTCGCTCAGCTTCTCCTTGAAGATCGTCATCGGGTCTACTCGGTCTGCGCCTTCAGGTGCGCGGGCTTGGCGAGGATCGTCTTGGTCTTGCCGCCGTCGACGATCTCGACTTTGACCGCGGCGCCCTGCATGCCGACCACGGTTCCGGTGTGGCCGTTGAAGCGAGCGTGGAAGCGGCCGTCGTTGACCGACGGGTCCAGCTTCAGGTGAACCTTCTGTCCCTCGTCGAACTCGGCGATCGCGCGCTGGGGCGGCGAGGTGCCGCGGTCGCGGGGGTCGTTCGAGAGTTTTCCGCGTGTACCGTGAAGGGGTCCGTTTGAACTCGGCATAGTCGTGCGCACGTCTTCTCTTGTCGCGGGTATAAATGGTGCGTTCCGCGGGCAGGGTGGTGCTCGGTCACACGCCCGGGACGTGATCGATCTGACTCCACAAGAGGGGTGGTCTCCGAAATCAAGAAACCGGGTACGCCGACGCCGGCGGCGACGAAAAGCGTGGAGCGATCGCTGGCAGTTCCCGCAAGCGAGGAGGCCCAGGAAGGTTACGCGCCGATGTACTCCTCGTTGATCTCCCACTCGCCGCGGTCGT contains:
- a CDS encoding 16S ribosomal RNA methyltransferase A; translation: MTDATPEFRDPDDLRRRAGVRGDPDRDQHFLVDDRVLDRLPDYLPEGTDRSRLLEIGGGTGALTDRLLAAGDRVAVVERDRELAAFLREEFADAVADGALEVIEGDALEVDLPRFTASVSNLPYGVSSEVAFRLLPLGRPLVLMFQAEFADRMVAESGTSEYGRLSVSAQHYADVEIVERVPPEAFDPQPRVDSAVVRCVPRDPSYEVGDEAFFLRFVKALFTQRRKTVRNAIRNTAHISGLQEADAVVDAADEDTLSKRPGDLPPAAFASLTELARETSAIGPGQ
- a CDS encoding 50S ribosomal protein L21e, with the translated sequence MPSSNGPLHGTRGKLSNDPRDRGTSPPQRAIAEFDEGQKVHLKLDPSVNDGRFHARFNGHTGTVVGMQGAAVKVEIVDGGKTKTILAKPAHLKAQTE
- a CDS encoding DUF655 domain-containing protein; the encoded protein is MNDERDSAPASDPPDASGDAAEATDDGAVHAYVLEYLPHGRADDDRPQHRRPAVAYGLGERDFRLFEFELTDDAEFGIDDLVQIEPETAPGIKRARRVDYDDLNRGARQELTYVVEEVIETNERRFVDFYNDAEPISLRLHQLNLLPGIGKKLRNNILDARKRGPFESFDDLDERVSGLHSPKEKLVERVMEELRDDDLKYRIFVGVDAPTANK
- a CDS encoding RNA polymerase Rpb4 family protein, producing the protein MTIFKEKLSEEFLTVSQAKELLSAIEADRATDEDREMRYELARAVDHVNRFAFLDPDESLELVEELLELEKVDEPQAYKIADLLPRDRTEVRAVYAQERYALDGDELDAILDVVAKYA